In the genome of Massilia sp. W12, the window CTTTGTCGATCTGTTCGATGCGGCTGGCGTGTTGCGCGCCAGCCTGCGCGAAGTGTATGCCATACCACTGAGCTTTGATCCTGAGGCCGACACGCCGCCTCTGCCAACTCCCGGCAGCATAGAACTGCGCAATGTCAATTTCAGCCATGAAGGCAAGCCGGTTTTGCAAAATGTCAGCTTGATTATCCCTCCCGGCGGCAAATGTGCGCTGATCGGCCCTTCCGGGGCAGGTAAATCGACCTTACTCGATTTGCTGCGCGGTGAACTCAAACCCGACAGCGGCGAAATTCTGATCCATGGTCTGCCACTGTCTGCATTGCCGCCCGCCACCTTGGCGCACAACCGCAGCGAGTCTTTGCAATCGGCGCTGATGTTTAATCGCAGTCTGCGGGAAAACCTGGCTTACGGTCAGCTCAAAAGCGACACTGAGATAGAACAAGCTTTGCAATATGCTCAAGCAACACAATTAGTGGAGGCGCTGCCCAAGCGGCTTGAAAGCCAGACCGGTGAACGGGGTGGGCGTTTATCCACTGGAGAAAAGCAAAGAATCTCGATTGCGCGCGCCCTGCTCAAGCCGGCGCCTTTGTTGCTGCTGGATGAAGCCACAGCATCTGTTGATGTGATTTCAGAACGCAAGATCCTCGAACACATCTGTACGCATATGCCAAAAACAACGGTGATAACGGTCAGTCACCGGGTTGCCAGTTTGAGTAATTTCGAGCACATCATCCTGCTCGAACAAGGCAGATTGATTGCGCTTGGCTGCCATTCGCAATTGCAAGCAGAACAAGCGCTATACCGCCAGCTTTTGCTTGAATCAGAAGATCAATATTCATTAGCCGCTTGAGTAAGCCAGTCAACACGTCATGTTTCCATACACACCTGAATTACGCCATGCTGCAGCCAGTCGCTGGCCTGCCATGCACACTTGGAGCTGGGAGAATCTGTGCGCCCTGCCGCAATCTCTATTAACCTTGAGCGACCAGGATGGCGAGCCAGCTGGACGAATTCTCCTTTCTGAATATATCCATGCCCTGTTAAACGGGATAGAACATCGTTATGCCGCCGGCTGGCGTTTCTTCCAGCAACACCCGCAAATGTTGCAAGATTTCAGCGAGCCGGAGGTAAGCCGGAATGATATTTTGCAGGCAATTCCAGAGCGTCTGTTTGCACCTTTGCTGTGGGTTTTTATTGGCGGCGCTAAAACCGGCACCGGACTGCATCAGGACGTCTTGCACACCCATGCCTGGCTCGCTGTGCTGCAAGGCGGCAAGCGGGTGGCGCTGCATGCGCCAGCGGATTTTGAGGCTGACTTTGCGCAAAGGCAGCAACAGGCCCGGGCTGTATTGCAAAGCGGGACTGAGCAAGATGGATGGCTGTACTTTTTTTTGCAAGCAGGCGATATTTTACTGATCCCGGCGGGCTGGTGGCATGTTGTGGAAAATACTGCGCCGACATTGGCGCTGACCCGCAACTTTGCTTTACCTGAGCAACGCGCCCAAATTTACGCCAGCGCCCAAGAACAGTCGCTCACCCGGATTTTGCCCTGGCTGGCGAGCGAGGTCTGTGTATGAATGCATCGCCCCTGTATCTGCTGCATCCCCGCTATCAATGTCAGCAGGATGCCCAAGGCCGTTTTCGCATCGGCCTGCCCTATTCCGCTAAATGTTTGCAAGGCAATCAGCAGCTGGCCACGCTGTTGCGAAATCTGGCCGAAAAGGGTTTGCTCTCTTTGGACAGTTTGCGTCAAGAGCTTGGGGCGGATCTATTACATATCCTGCTTTTGCATTGCCTGCTGTTGCGTGCTGACGAGGTCAGCGCTCTGGAACATGGTTTTTGCAGCTTGCCGACACACAGTGCAGGTCAAGCATTGCCATTGCATGATTTCGCCAATTTACAGGCAGCTGACGTTGTGCTGTTTCATACCCCGCTGGAAAGTGGACAGGTCGCAGGTGTCGCAGTTGCAGGTGGCGGGCGCTGGGTGCGCACGCATTTGCACAACAGCTTGCGTACGCCGTGCGCCTCTCAAGAGCAGCAAGATGGCATGTTGATTGATCTGGATTTTGCTCAATGTCTGCCGGCCTCCGCTTTGCGCTTGTTTGACGCGGGAGACATCAGCTACAACCGCATGCAAGACAGTATGCGCGCCATAGGCCAACGCTGTCAGGCGCTATGCCGGCGCATCGCCGAGCGTCACGCCTATCCCTTGATCCTGGGTGGCGATCATACGCAAGCCTATTATACGATTGCAGGCTTGCAGGAACGCTGGCCGCGTTTGGGCATCTTGCATTTTGATGCGCACCCGGATTTGTATGCCATTGGCGCCACTGCTGACGGCCAGCTCAATCATGCCAATGTATTCCATGCCGTGCGCGCTCTGCCGCATGTAAGC includes:
- a CDS encoding cupin domain-containing protein encodes the protein MHTWSWENLCALPQSLLTLSDQDGEPAGRILLSEYIHALLNGIEHRYAAGWRFFQQHPQMLQDFSEPEVSRNDILQAIPERLFAPLLWVFIGGAKTGTGLHQDVLHTHAWLAVLQGGKRVALHAPADFEADFAQRQQQARAVLQSGTEQDGWLYFFLQAGDILLIPAGWWHVVENTAPTLALTRNFALPEQRAQIYASAQEQSLTRILPWLASEVCV
- a CDS encoding arginase family protein — protein: MNASPLYLLHPRYQCQQDAQGRFRIGLPYSAKCLQGNQQLATLLRNLAEKGLLSLDSLRQELGADLLHILLLHCLLLRADEVSALEHGFCSLPTHSAGQALPLHDFANLQAADVVLFHTPLESGQVAGVAVAGGGRWVRTHLHNSLRTPCASQEQQDGMLIDLDFAQCLPASALRLFDAGDISYNRMQDSMRAIGQRCQALCRRIAERHAYPLILGGDHTQAYYTIAGLQERWPRLGILHFDAHPDLYAIGATADGQLNHANVFHAVRALPHVSCIWQIGVRDMYFQPLHKVSSAQQASLHTLSAWEAATQGYERMLKTLDPEIPWFISFDVDVLAQADAPQTATPVLGGLAWYPLLQLFEQLFSRLQIVGMEFVEIGEGSQSAHGPAAIAARLISRYLFHLRGAQTSPYQFFANPQQTIPHDQN